GGCGGGTGTGGTCGACGTCGTTGTCCAGGGTGATCAGCGCAAAGGTGCCGGCGCCGCCGGGCAGCGCGATGTCTGAAACGTAGGAGTGGGTGACAACCTCGGTGGGGAAGAGGCCCGCGAGGCGCTGGTAATCAGGAGCAGACATTACTTCGTGGCCTCCGTGGACTCGGTGTCGGTGTTGTAGTCGGGGTGGTTCGGGTTTTCCCAGATGATGGTGGCGCCCATGCCCAGGCCGATGCACATGGTGGTCATGCCGTAGCGCACGGTGGGATCTTCTTCGAACTGGCGGGCGAGCTGGTTCATCAGACGTACGCCGGAGGAGGCCAGCGGGTGCCCGACGGCGATGGCGCCGCCGTAGCGGTTGACCCGGGGGTCGTCGTCGGTGATGCCGTAGAAGTCCAGGAAGGAGAGCACCTGGACGGCGAAGGCCTCGTTGATCTCGAACAGTCCGATGTCCTCGATGGACAGGCCGGTCTGCTTCAGCACCTTCTCGGTGGCCGGCACGGGGCCGTAACCCATGACCTCCGGTTCGACGCCGGCAAAGGCGTAGCCGACCAGGCGCATCTTGACAGGCAGGCCCAGTTCCTCGGCGGCATCGGCGGAAGCGAGCAGCGCGGTGGTGGCGCCGTCGTTCAGGCCCGAGGCGTTGCCGGCGGTGACGCGGCCGTGGGCGCGGAAGGGCGTGCGCAACTCGGCGAGGTCCTCGACCGTGGTGCCGGGACGGGGTCCTTCATCCACGGAGTTCAGCGTCCAGCCCGTGCCGGCCTTCTTGGAGGCAACCGGGACCAGATCCGGCTGGATCAGGTTGTTGGCGTATGCCTTGGCGAGCTTCTCCTGGCTGGCGGCGGCGTACGCGTCGGTGCGTTCCTTGGTGATGTCCGGGAAGCGGTCGTGCAGGTTCTCGGCGGTGTTGCCCATGTTCAGGGCGGCCGGGTCCACGATCCGTTCGGTGACGAAGCGGGGGTTGGGATCGGCGTCCTTGCCCATCGGGTGGTTGCCCATGTGCTCCACGCCGCCGGCAATGACGACGTCGTACGCGCCGAAGCCGATGCCTGAAGCCGTGGTGGTCACAGCCGTCATGGCACCGGCACACATGCGGTCAATGGCGAACCCGGGGACGGACTGCGGCAGCCCCGCCAGCAGCGCGGCGGTGCGGCCGATGGTCAGGCCCTGGTCACCGGTCTGCGTGGTGGCGGCGATAGCCACCTCATCAATGCGTTCCGGAGGAAGCGAGGGGTTGCGCCGCATCAGTTCGCGGATGCACTTGACCACCAGGTCGTCAGCGCGCATTCCCGCGTACATGCCTTTTTCGCCGGCTTTTCCGAACGGGGTGCGTACTCCGTCAACGAAAACTACGTCCCTGATCTGCCGTGCTCGGCTTTGTGGGCTCACGTGCAACTCCTCTTTGAGATATGAAACGGAACACTGTCCGGTGACCGATGTTACTCGTCGGTAACATAGGCTGCAAGCGCCGTGCCCCCGACACTACCGACATACCGCCGGCAGGCGTAACGGATGTCATTGCCGCACCGAAATGTCCTCATCTGTAAGCGAACGGTTGCCGGCTCAGCATTCGTCCAGACTTTTCACGTATTATCGTCTGACTATGGATGACCCTCCCTCACATAAACCCTTGCCCCTCCACGCTCTGACCGGATTTCCGGCCACATCCAGAGAGGGGCGCCCCAATGTATGAACTGATCATGCTCGCGGTCGGCCTCGTTCTTACGGTCGGCACCGGGTTGTTCGTTGCCTCGGAATTTTCGCTGGTCAATCTTGACCGCAATGACCTGGAGGCACGGCAGGCACAGGGCGAAAAACGCCTCGGCCCCACCATCAACGCCCTCAAGATCACGTCGACGCACCTCTCGAGTGCGCAGCTGGGCATCACGCTCACCACGCTGTTGACGGGCTACACCTTTGAACCGGCCATCAGCTCACTGCTGCGCGAGCCGATGCTGGCCGTCGGAATTCCGGAAGCAGTCGTCGGCGGAGCAGGTGCCGTTATCGGCATCTTCCTGGCCACGGTGTTCTCGATGATCATCGGCGAACTCGTTCCCAAGAACTTCGCCCTGGCCCTTCCGCTGGCGACCGCCAAGGTGGTTATTCCGTTCCAGACCCTGTTCACCACGGTGTTCAAGCCCGTCATTCTGCTGTTCAACAACACCGCCAACGCGATCATCCGGTCCTTCGGCATCGAACCCAAGGAAGAGCTATCCGGTGCCCGCAGCGCCGAAGAACTGAGCTCCCTGGTCCGCCGCTCCGCGCTGGAAGGCGTCCTGGACCTGGACCATGCACAGCTGCTCAGCCGCACCCTGCGGTTCTCGGACCACACGGCGGCCGACGTCATGACTCCCCGCGTCCGGATGCGCTCGGTTGCAGCAACCGACACAGCCGAACAGGTCATCGAGGCTGCCGTTTCCACCGGTTACTCCCGGTTCCCGGTGATCGGCCGCGACTCCGATGACATCCTGGGCGTGCTGCACGTCAAGCAGGCCTTCGCCGTCGCGCTTCCCGAACGCAGCGGCATCACCGCCGGAGACCTCATGGTTGAAGCCCTCCGGGTGCCCGAATCCATGGGCGTGGACTCCCTCCTCGGGCTGCTGCGCCAGCAGGGCCTGCAGGTGGCGGTGGTCTCCGACGAGCACGGCGGGACCGCCGGCATCGTGACCCTGGAAGACCTCGTCGAGGAAATCGTCGGCGAACTGGAAGACGAGCATGACCGCGCCCGCGTCGGCGTCGTCCGCTCCGGCCGCTCGCTCACCTTCGACGCGTCGCTGCGCCCGGACGAGCTGCGGGACCGCACCGGCGTCGTCGTGCCCGATGGCGAGGAATACGACACGCTCGCCGGCTTTGTCACCGACCGTCTGGACCGGATTCCGGAACTCGGCGACGAGGTAGCCCTCAAGAACGGTGTCCTCCGCGTGGAACGCGTGGTGGGAACCCATGTGGAGCGCCTGCGCTTCACCCCGACGGAGGGATCGCTGCCGAGCACCCACGACCAGATCATTGATGAGCTTACGAAGGACCTGGCATGAGCGAATATCTTCCCGGAATCATCTGGCTGTTTGTTCTTCTGGTCGTCAACGCCTTCTTTGTCGGAGCGGAGTTTGCGGTCATCTCCGCCCGGCGCTCCCAAATCGAACCCAAGGCGGAAGCCGGGTCGAAGGCCGCCAAGACTACTCTCTGGGCGATGGAACATGCCACGCTGATGCTCGCCACGAGCCAGCTCGGCATTACCGTCTGTTCGCTGGTGATCCTGAACGTCTCGGAACCAGCGATTCACCACCTGCTGGAAATCCCGCTGGGCCTGACCTCGCTGTCCGGTGAGGCCATCGGCATTATTGCGTTTGTGGTGGCCCTGCTGCTGGTGACGTTCCTGCACGTGGTCATTGGCGAGATGGTCCCCAAGAACATCTCCTTCTCCGTGCCCACCCGCGCCGCACTCATTCTGGCTCCTCCGCTGGTGATGGTGGCCCGGATCTTCAAGCCGGTGATCTGGTCGCTGAACGGGATTGCGAACGGAATTCTGCGCCTGTTCAAGGTGGAGCCCAAGGACGAGGCCACCAGCGCCTACACCATGGACGAGGTGGCCAACATCGTGGAGCAGTCCACCCGCGAAGGAATGCTGGACGATGCCAGCGGCACTCTCAGTGCCGCCTTCGAATTCACCAACAAGACCGTTGCCGATGTTGAGGTGCCCATCGACCGGATGGTACTCCTGCCGGAAACCGCCACGCCCGCCGACATCCAGGAGGCGGTGAGCCGCCACGGCTACTCCCGCTACATCCTCACGGACGACGACGGTGACCCCAGCGGCTACCTGCACCTCAAGGACGTCATGGACCTGACCAAACCGGAGAAGTTCGCCGCTCCGGTGCCCGCCAAGCGCATCCGCCGGCTGGCGTCGGCCTTTGTCGGCAGTGAGCTTGAAGACGCCCTGGCCACCATGCGCCGCAGCGGCGCCCACGTGGCACGGGTTTTCGACGCCGAAGGCAACACCACCGGCGTGTTGTTCCTGGAGGACATCATCGAAGAACTGGTGGGTGAAGTGCAGGACGCCACCACCGTGTAGCGTCCGGCATCCCAGCCAACAGGTTCCTGACACCGACACCGACATGGATCCGATGCCGCCGGCCGCCCTCCCGGGCAGCCGGCGGCATCGGTGTTTAACGCACCGCAGCCGCAAGCGAACGCACCTGTGGGAAGTCCCGGTCCGGTGCGGAGCAGCTACCACGGGCATCCCCGGGGCATAAAATCTGAGGATGCCGGAAACCGCAGATGTGATGGGATCCATCCTGGACGTGTTGAGTTGGGCGGGTCTCGCCGCAGGCCTTCCGCTGGTGCTTATTGGCCGGATCATCGGCAGGCGCAGATGCGTATGGATCAGCACCACGGCCGAAGTCTTTGAAGCCGGAGGATTCACGGGCCTTCGGTGGTCCGATCGCGAAGGAAGCCCCCGCCAGTCCCTGCACACCGCCGAACAGACCCGCGGGCTGGAGCCGGGAACGGAAGTTGCCCTGCACTATGACGCCTGCCACCCAGGCAAATGGGGCCTCGAAGAGCCCCGAAAGGAAAACCCTGTGCTCATTCTGGGGTGGACGCTGAGTGCGGTCGGCATAGCCAGCACGCTGGGAGGCTTCATCCTGATGCTCTTGTGATGCGGCCTTTCAAGGGCTGACCGCTCCTGCGCCTTCTGCTGCTGGAGCTTATCCCGGCGTCTTGCACAGGCATCTGTTAGGCTCCCGAGTCATGCGCCCACGCACCGACATGGGCCGGTGGACGGCAATATGAACAGAGGCGGTGATCTGCAGTGAGTGAGCACCTGAACAAGGAGAACCCGCGTGCCGCGGACAAGAACGACTCGCCTGCGATCTGGTTCTTCGTGGCAGCGGTTTTCGTTATCACGCTTCCGCAGATGGGCAACGGCGGGTGGCTTGCGCTGGATTCCTGGATTTCCATGGCCGCGGGTGTCCTGCTTACGTCACTGGGATTCTGGTCTATGGCGCGTGGGCGGCGGGGCTGATACGAATCAGGCGCGGTGAGGACTACTACGCCCTGCCGGAGCTCGCCCGGCGTTACGACGCCGATACGCAGGGCCGCGCCGACCTGCCGTTTTATCTCGCCCTGGTCCGGGAGCTGACCCCTGCCTCGGTCGCCGATGTCGGCGCCGGCACCGGACTGTTCTGCAGCTTGCTGGCCGGATCCGGGATGACGCTGACGATCACGGGCGTGGAGCCGCAGCAAACCATGCTCGACATTGCCCGCCGGCAACCGCTCGCCGACCGGGTCCAATGGGTCCAAGGCACGGCTGCGGACCTGCCCACAGCATTTTTCGACCTCGTCTTCATGACCGGACATGTGGCCCAGTATTTCCTCGACGACGCCGCGTGGGCGGAGGTCCTGCGGCAGATTGTTCGGTCCCTGGTGCCCGGCGGACGGGTGGCCTTCGAGATTCGCAACGCCGCCGTCGAGGCATGGCGCCAATGGAATGACGACAAACCCCGTCCCATGGCTGGCGGGTCAGTCCGTCAAAACACCACCGTGACCGGTGACCTTGTTACCCACATGGACGAATGGACCATCGGCGACCGGACCTACACCACGCGCGAAACCCTCCGGTTCCCGGACGATGCCGCAATTCTCCGGGGACTCGATGCCGCCGGGCTGAAGATAGAACGTTTCTGGGGCAACTGGGACGGTTCTGCGGCCACTGAGGATAGCCCCGAACGGATCATCATGGCGCGGACTGTCTGATCGGGATTCCGCGGCCGTTTCGGGAAATCGCTGCCACGGCGGACCGGCAGTAATTTCCCAAAATAGCTGCGGAATCCCGAAGCGGAGGGATTTCCGCCTCCAGCCGGGTGCTTCCAGCCGGGTGTCGTCGCTGACGCCGGGCGCCCGCCGGAATCCCGTTTCGGCCGAAGACCCCAGGCTCATTAGAATGGATCGGTTCCCGCCCCGCCCAACGTTCAGAAATGTGGAGTCTGCCTTGTCCCGAGGAAAACATCATCCGCCGCGGCCCAAACCGGCCAACAGCGAAGGGATGCTGATTGCCAATGACCTGAAAAAGGACCGCGGCTGGACGGACACGCAGATCAAGACCTTCCTGCCGGAGCCGGACCAGACCGCGCGCAATCCGTTTTCCCGCAAGGCGGCACCCATGAAGCTCTACGCGCTGGAACGCGTCGAGGCCATCGAAGCCACGCCCGAATATCAAAAAGCCCGGGAAGCATCACGGACCCGGCAGATTGCCGCCCGCACCCGAGCGCTGGCGAAAAAGAAGGAAGCCGTTGCGGCGGCGCAGGCGCTGGAACTGACCATTGTTCCGGAGCCTTGGCAGGAGATGCAGGACAAAGCCATTGCCCACTTCAACAGCAGGCTCCGGCGCAGCCAGTCCCCGGCCAGCCGCAACACCTCCAAGGCGAGGCTGGACCGGCTGACCGTAAACTATCTGCGGCACAAGCAGACCTCCTATGAGGAGGAGCTCAAGGAATTCAAGGGTGTCGTGGGTGTGGGCGAGGCTTACCTCGTCGTCCGCAACCGGATCCTGGACCTGATCGCGGACACCTACCCTCAGCTGCGCGACGAGTGCGAGCGGCAGAAGTTCGAAGCTCCTGAGCTGCCCGACGGCGTGTATCTGCCGGACAGCCTGCAACTCTCGGAGCGCGTGCCACTGTTGGACGCGGTCACGCGCTAAGCGGAAAGCAGGCTTACCATTTAGTCCCGAGCCGCCCTCCTCGGTAACCTGAGAAGGATGAGTATTGCTGAGTCCTCCCCAAAAACCGCCCCGGCCGCGAGCACAGACGTGAGCACCAACGGCATGGTCCGTGTGCGCGGAGCGCAGGAGAATAACCTGCGCAATGTCGACGTCGAGATTCCGCGCGACGCGATCGTTGCCTTCACGGGAATATCCGGATCCGGCAAGTCGTCACTGGCCTTCGGTACCATCTACGCCGAGGCCCAGCGCCGCTACTTTGAGTCCGTGGCCCCGTACGCACGCCGGCTGCTGTCCCAGGGGCACACGCCCAAAGTGGAGGAGATCACCGGGCTGCCTCCCGCCGTCGCCCTTCAGCAGCGCCGCGGGACGCCCAGTTCACGTTCCACCGTGGGGACGCTGACCACGCTTTCCAACTCGATGCGCATGCTCTTCTCCCGCGGGGGCACGTACCCGGCGGATGCTGAACCGGGGAGCCTGGACTCGGACGCATTCTCACCCAACACGGCCGCCGGCGCCTGCCGGGAGTGCTCGGGCCTGGGGATCGCCCACACCGTCACCGAGGACTCCCTGGTGCCGAACCCGAACCTGAGTATCCGCGACGGCGCCATTGCCGCCTGGCCCGGCGCCTGGCAGGGCAAGAACCTGCGCGACATCCTCATCCAGCTGGGCTACGACGTCGACGTGCCGTGGAAGAAGCTGCCCAAGAAGGACCGTGACTGGATCCTGTTCACTGAGGAACAGCCAGTCGTGATGATTACCCCGCAGCGTGACCGGGTCGCCAAGCCGTACAAGGGCCGGTTCTGGAGCGCCAAGTCCTATGTTCTTCACACCCTGGCTGATTCCGGCAGCGAGCAGATGCGCAAGCGCGTGCTCGAATTTATGGTGTCCGGGCCGTGTCCGGTCTGCGGCGGAGCGGGCCTGCGTCCCGAAGCGCTCGCCGTTACGTTTGCCGGCCGGAACATCGCCGAGTTGAACGGCGCCACCCTGGGTGAGTTGGCGGAGATCATCCGGCCGACGGCGGAGCTGAAGGCTGCTGGAACGGCGTCGCGGTCGGCGGCTTCCAACGAGGACACCGAAGTTGCCGTCACCATCACCCGCGATCTGCTGTCCCGGCTCAAGATCCTCATCGACCTGGGACTGGGCTACCTGAGCCTGTCCCGGTCCACACCCACCCTGTCGCCGGGTGAGATGCAGCGTCTGCGCATCGCCACCCAGCTGCGCTCGGGCCTGTTCGGCGTCATTTACGTGCTGGACGAACCGTCCGCAGGCCTGCATCCCGCCGACGCCGAACCGCTGCTGGCCGTCCTGCAGGAGCTGAAGGAAGCCGGGAACTCCGTCTTCGTCGTCGAGCACAACATGGATGTGGTCCGCAGCGCCGAATGGATTGTGGATGTAGGACCCCAAGCCGGCGACGGCGGC
This genomic interval from Arthrobacter sunyaminii contains the following:
- a CDS encoding thiolase family protein, encoding MSPQSRARQIRDVVFVDGVRTPFGKAGEKGMYAGMRADDLVVKCIRELMRRNPSLPPERIDEVAIAATTQTGDQGLTIGRTAALLAGLPQSVPGFAIDRMCAGAMTAVTTTASGIGFGAYDVVIAGGVEHMGNHPMGKDADPNPRFVTERIVDPAALNMGNTAENLHDRFPDITKERTDAYAAASQEKLAKAYANNLIQPDLVPVASKKAGTGWTLNSVDEGPRPGTTVEDLAELRTPFRAHGRVTAGNASGLNDGATTALLASADAAEELGLPVKMRLVGYAFAGVEPEVMGYGPVPATEKVLKQTGLSIEDIGLFEINEAFAVQVLSFLDFYGITDDDPRVNRYGGAIAVGHPLASSGVRLMNQLARQFEEDPTVRYGMTTMCIGLGMGATIIWENPNHPDYNTDTESTEATK
- a CDS encoding hemolysin family protein, with the translated sequence MYELIMLAVGLVLTVGTGLFVASEFSLVNLDRNDLEARQAQGEKRLGPTINALKITSTHLSSAQLGITLTTLLTGYTFEPAISSLLREPMLAVGIPEAVVGGAGAVIGIFLATVFSMIIGELVPKNFALALPLATAKVVIPFQTLFTTVFKPVILLFNNTANAIIRSFGIEPKEELSGARSAEELSSLVRRSALEGVLDLDHAQLLSRTLRFSDHTAADVMTPRVRMRSVAATDTAEQVIEAAVSTGYSRFPVIGRDSDDILGVLHVKQAFAVALPERSGITAGDLMVEALRVPESMGVDSLLGLLRQQGLQVAVVSDEHGGTAGIVTLEDLVEEIVGELEDEHDRARVGVVRSGRSLTFDASLRPDELRDRTGVVVPDGEEYDTLAGFVTDRLDRIPELGDEVALKNGVLRVERVVGTHVERLRFTPTEGSLPSTHDQIIDELTKDLA
- a CDS encoding hemolysin family protein; the protein is MSEYLPGIIWLFVLLVVNAFFVGAEFAVISARRSQIEPKAEAGSKAAKTTLWAMEHATLMLATSQLGITVCSLVILNVSEPAIHHLLEIPLGLTSLSGEAIGIIAFVVALLLVTFLHVVIGEMVPKNISFSVPTRAALILAPPLVMVARIFKPVIWSLNGIANGILRLFKVEPKDEATSAYTMDEVANIVEQSTREGMLDDASGTLSAAFEFTNKTVADVEVPIDRMVLLPETATPADIQEAVSRHGYSRYILTDDDGDPSGYLHLKDVMDLTKPEKFAAPVPAKRIRRLASAFVGSELEDALATMRRSGAHVARVFDAEGNTTGVLFLEDIIEELVGEVQDATTV
- a CDS encoding class I SAM-dependent methyltransferase, coding for MACAGFLDFHGRGCPAYVTGILVYGAWAAGLIRIRRGEDYYALPELARRYDADTQGRADLPFYLALVRELTPASVADVGAGTGLFCSLLAGSGMTLTITGVEPQQTMLDIARRQPLADRVQWVQGTAADLPTAFFDLVFMTGHVAQYFLDDAAWAEVLRQIVRSLVPGGRVAFEIRNAAVEAWRQWNDDKPRPMAGGSVRQNTTVTGDLVTHMDEWTIGDRTYTTRETLRFPDDAAILRGLDAAGLKIERFWGNWDGSAATEDSPERIIMARTV
- the uvrA gene encoding excinuclease ABC subunit UvrA; its protein translation is MVRVRGAQENNLRNVDVEIPRDAIVAFTGISGSGKSSLAFGTIYAEAQRRYFESVAPYARRLLSQGHTPKVEEITGLPPAVALQQRRGTPSSRSTVGTLTTLSNSMRMLFSRGGTYPADAEPGSLDSDAFSPNTAAGACRECSGLGIAHTVTEDSLVPNPNLSIRDGAIAAWPGAWQGKNLRDILIQLGYDVDVPWKKLPKKDRDWILFTEEQPVVMITPQRDRVAKPYKGRFWSAKSYVLHTLADSGSEQMRKRVLEFMVSGPCPVCGGAGLRPEALAVTFAGRNIAELNGATLGELAEIIRPTAELKAAGTASRSAASNEDTEVAVTITRDLLSRLKILIDLGLGYLSLSRSTPTLSPGEMQRLRIATQLRSGLFGVIYVLDEPSAGLHPADAEPLLAVLQELKEAGNSVFVVEHNMDVVRSAEWIVDVGPQAGDGGGTVLYSGPVAGLKDVAESATRPFLFREAEEPASADRTPERWLNLKGITRHNLRELDAEIPLGVLTAVTGVSGSGKSTLVSQVLAETVGVHVNGSAVAAADQADDPEAELEDDVDPGATVRDIAGLEHLDRLVKVDQRPIGRTPRSNLATYTGLFDAVRKLYAGTDEAKARGYTAGRFSFNVASGRCPTCQGEGFLAVELLFLPGTYGPCPQCHGARYNDETLEVTYRGKNIADVLGMRVETAAEFLADVPAAARSLQTLLDVGLGYLRLGQPATELSGGEAQRIKLATELQRARRGHTLYLLDEPTTGLHPQDVRLLLAQLNRLVDAGNTVVVVEHSMNVVAAADWVIDMGPSGGDDGGRIICAGTPAEVAACDASRTAPYLTAALKTLG